The following are encoded together in the Bacillaceae bacterium S4-13-56 genome:
- a CDS encoding transposase codes for MARKKRIWYSNAKYHITSRGIRRTTLFYDDEDRLEYLRLLEETKLLFLFILPTYCLMTNHIHLQMETLNLP; via the coding sequence TTGGCAAGGAAAAAGCGCATTTGGTATTCTAATGCGAAGTATCATATTACAAGCCGGGGTATTCGAAGAACTACGTTATTCTATGATGACGAGGATCGTTTGGAGTATCTAAGGTTACTAGAGGAAACAAAGTTACTCTTCCTGTTTATTCTTCCCACTTATTGTCTCATGACAAACCACATTCACCTTCAAATGGAAACCCTTAATCTTCCC